The region ATTCAGCGCTACGTTGAGCAGGCAGCCCAGGAGGTCGGTGACAAAGTTGAGGCGTGTCAGGTTCATAACGGTCAGGTAGTGGCCGCGTGCAATCGCCAGGTTGATGAATATCCCGGCCCAGACCAGCCCCACCAGCATTGGGGCGGCCCTGGTATAGGCGGCGCCGAACATGAGCGGCACCAGCCCTCCCGCCAGGAAAGTGATGGGCACCGCAACAAGGTAGGCAAACAGCACCATCAGATTGTAGTACTGCTGGAGACGCTCATGGAAATATTCCTCACTGACCTCTCGTGCCGCAACCACGCCGGGAAAAATGGAGGTAGCCAGCGCCGTGGGGATGAAGTAGAGAGCCTCTGCAATCAGGGTGGCCACGGAATAAATGCCTAGTTCTGCATTGCCAACCATTTCGCCTATCATGATCTTGTCGATCCGCATGTAGACCAGCATGACAATTTCGGTAAACATGAGCGGCCAGCTGTCCCGCAGCAGTTCCTTTGCCATGGCGCGTGTCGCACGCCATGCGGTGATCTTCTGGCCGGTAGCGCGGTATGCCACAGCCAGCCCGAAGGAGCCCAGCGCGATATCGGCCACGCCTGCCCAGGCAAAGGCTGCGAGTGGCGCGTGAATGGCGATAAGGGCAATCTTGGCCGTGCAGGTGAGCAGGTAGGCGATGCTCCGGGCGTAGGCGGAGTATTTTGATCTGACTTGGGATTGAAACCAGAAATCTATGACGCCCACTG is a window of Geobacter sp. FeAm09 DNA encoding:
- a CDS encoding flippase, coding for MDQGWTRYLPAPLRRRVEGHPALQRVIGNTGWLFVDNILRMGVGLLVSIWVTRYLGPEQFGLLSYTTAFVMLFSSALLGLDSIVVRNIVRNPLCRDEVLGSAFVLKLAGGIAAFFVMLAAITIIRPGDPTSRLLVGITAIGTLFQSVGVIDFWFQSQVRSKYSAYARSIAYLLTCTAKIALIAIHAPLAAFAWAGVADIALGSFGLAVAYRATGQKITAWRATRAMAKELLRDSWPLMFTEIVMLVYMRIDKIMIGEMVGNAELGIYSVATLIAEALYFIPTALATSIFPGVVAAREVSEEYFHERLQQYYNLMVLFAYLVAVPITFLAGGLVPLMFGAAYTRAAPMLVGLVWAGIFINLAIARGHYLTVMNLTRLNFVTDLLGCLLNVALNFFLIPRYGGMGAMAASCVSYWFVAHGTCFAFKDLSRTGAMMNRAIFYPKVW